The genomic DNA ccattgAGCCTGTTTTGCTCTCAGGCAGGGTTTAGCAGTGCTCACGTGCATGTGCAGACATGCCCCACTTCTGCTCTAGTGCTAATGATGACTTACATTTATATTCTGCAGTTGATAAAGCCTGTACATGGTACAGTACCTAACTTGACCCTCCCAGCAACTGTAGGGTAGATGTTATCTGCATGtaacagacaaagaaactgagtctcagaggggGTAAGTAACTCACCCAGGTTAACACAGTAAGTAACAGAGATGACAAGCCTGAGTTGAGCTCTTCTGCAGTTAAGGTCTCCTGTTCCCTCCACCCTCAGCCCAGCCACCATTATCCTAGGTATAGATTCAGAAGATTCTATTAGACTGTGCTTTAGAAGCACTTCAGATCAGAGCTTTTCTTGTCCATTTTGTGAGAATATGGCAATTGAAAGTCCTTTGGTATGTTTCATTGTGTTGGACGCTTGCTAGAGGCACGAGAACAACTTCTTATGGGGAGAAAAAAACCTTTATTCTTAGAATAATAATATAGATCGTTGATAATATTAATCGTTTCCGTTTCTTTTAAAGTACTTGTCAGAATTAAACAACAATGCATTTAAAGCCCACCGCCAGGTATAGTAAGCCCTCAGTAATTGTAGCTATTGTTACTAATTATGATTATTGCTCTAGATgtggggtttggggttttttccatttaaagaatGGATTCTTAACCTTTGTATTAGAAGGGAGAAAgggcaaggagggaggggaaggaaacaaTTATACGAGGTAACTTGTTAAAAGTCATTAAGACACCTTCTGGTTTATCTAAAAATCCAGTTGATGGACTTGGTAATAAGCTTGAAACAAAGATAGGTAAGATTTTAATGAGAAGCTTTCATAATTCAGAAAAGccacatgtggggcttccctggtggcgcagtgcttgagaattcgcctgctggtgcaggggacatgggttcgtgccccggtccgggaagatcccacatgccgcggagcggctgggcccgtgagccatggctgctgagcctgcgcgtctggagcctgtgctcagcaacgggagaggccacaacagtgagaggcccgcgtaccgcaaaaacaataacaaaaaaaagccACATGTGAATTTATGTTTGCTAATGCAgtcatattttgaaaatactaGCAGAGTTTACGTAATAAATCCTACTtggaattatttaataaaaatgaccctatatatattatttctcctACCATCTTTTTAATAATTGATCTGCCTGTATTTGGGAAGATTGATAGAAGAAGTGCAGttcttgtgtatgtatgtgtatgcatttctttaactggcttattttacatttacttttgAATGTGTATGATTTGTACTTGTTAATGAGCTAAATTCTTAAACATCAATACTACTGTCACTTTGGATTGCTACTTTCAGACTAGTAGGGCATGATTTATTTTGCTGCTTTATATTACCTAAGGTTGTATTTACATATTATAAGaaagtttcattaaaaagaaaaaaaaggaccgAGATGCACCCTTTTGTTCTGCAGACTGTAATGATCTGGCAGTGGAAGTCCTGCCACCTTCATTCACTGTCATTCGGGGGAAGTGGGCTGTAGCAGATTTGGATGGACTCTTACAAATTTTGCTAATACCCTAGTGTTCGCTGCAAAGTCCTCTGTACAAACTGCATTCTCAACACAATGGAGGCAGCAGTCATATTTTGCTGCTTAGCCCTTTCCTATAGTAGGAAGTAGAATCATAACGCTGGTAGAATTTTGTAGGTGAAAGAGACCTTGGACTTCAGGTACGTCGGTCTGTTCATTTTCTCTTATCAGGAAAGTCCCATTATCAGAGTTTGCTCATAAAAAGGCTGGGTCAAGACCCAGATCTCCAGTCAACTCTCCTGCTCTGCAGAAAGTTTTAACTGAAATGTAAGCTACCTCAAATGCCATTTTTTAGCAGCAGGTGTGTAAACACAGGTGAATAACCTACAACACAATGTTGAAACGGAACAGAATAGTCCACGAACTGGGTGTGTGGAAGGTACCCATGGGTGTCAGTGTATATATCCTCAAGAACTCTTGGGGGACCCCTGGCAGTTTGAACGATTCCACCATTCCAAGAAAGGTTTAAGAGAATTTGTTTCTCTCCTTAAGTAAGGGAGGCATAGCTAATATTACTTTTCAAAGTGAGTGGATTCTCAGAAGttctgataaaaatttttttaaggttaattATTGATAACTCAAACATTCAACTTGATGTTTTCAGGGACCGATTTGCTTAGTGGTATAATACCTGAACTCTGTCAGAAATATCccaatttaaatttcataattgGAGGAGAGGGACCAAAGAGAGTCATTTTGGAAGAAGTACGGGAAAGATACCAGCTCCATGACAGGTATTGATGGATTCCATATTGTCTTGGGTGAGAAAATATCAGTTACCTAAAATTGGTTTTGGCTACATGCCTGCATTAAGTGGGCTGCTTCTCCTACATGTACTTGACATAAAAATGTAATGCAAGGcctatttaagaaaaattatataaaatggggAACCCTAGTTAAggaattcataattttattttttctgttagcCCAACATTATTTGACTTTAGGGGGCCCTGGTTGGGGCACCCGAGAATGCACAAAAAAACAGCTATTTGATTGGAAATGTTTGCAGATTCTCAAGCCATACTGAGTTGTGATTTAAATAGCACGGCCCAAATCATGTAAATTGCTCTGCATGTACAGATTCGAACATTTCTCTTCCTCGGTAACTTAGTTAACATGTGAGCTGTGTGCATGTGAAGCATCAATTTAAAAGGAACATTTTCCTGTTTAGAAACGACACTTTAACATTTACTCATCAAAGTGTATTAACATTTTCATTGAATGCAGACTGATTTTGGAGAAGATGAAATTTGATCTGTGTGACAAAAGTTAGAAATATGTTAGCTGTACAAGCTTTAACCAAACAGCTTTATATGACTTCCTTTTAGATCAGAGTTGGGTGATATTAATCTTTTGAGATGGAAAGCATTAGAAGCAGTAAGATTCTAAGTATAATATGAGTAGCACACTTGGCTTATAAATGGTATTTCTTTTGTAGCATGATTTTTACTCCCCTCTTTTTTCTCTCGTTTCAAAAATCAGAGTGCGTCTCTTGGGAGCCTTAGAACACAAAGATGTCAGAAATGTCTTAGTTCAAggacatatttttcttaatacttcCCTTACTGAAGCATTCTGCATGGCAATTGTGGAAGCAGCCAGTTGTGGTTTACAGGTAAAAAGCTTTGAGGGCTTATTACACTGTTGGGGTCTCtgtatttgtattttgaaaaataatcagatgcagtctgtaatatttttttaaattggtattGTTTATTTTCCTGAGAGATGAATTATGGAGGATCacatgttcttttttcctttttaaggttgtAAGTACCAGGGTTGGTGGAATTCCTGAAGTACTTCCAGAAAATCTTATCATTTTATGTGAGCCTTCTGTAAAATCTTTGTGTGAGGGATTGGAAAAAGCTGTTTCCCAACTGAAGTCAGGAGCATTGCCGCCTCCAGAAAATATCCACAACATCGTAAAGACTTTCTACACCTGGAGGAATGTTGCGGAGAGAACTGAAAAAGTATGTCACATGCTAAGAGAAGGGTATTTGAAGATTGTGTCTTGAATTCTTACTTGATGTTTCACGTACACACTTGCTGCTTTTATATAGGTTTACCATTTCTGCTCTATTGCTTAAGTTTATGAAGTCTCTTCCAAGTGAAAAGAAGTGAATTCTGTATTACTTCTGGTATATGTTAGGCTAAGTTTCTAGTCAAATCATTGCATTTGACATCTGAAAATAGCAGTAATGCAGTATCTAGACCTTTCATTAAACTGGGCATGCAGGAGTTACAAAATTTTCTAGAAGTCACAACAATTAGAGGCAAAACTAAtattaagatctactcttagacATTTTCTTGAGGCTCTTTATAATTCTAAAGCATATAGGTCTATTAGAAAATATACGGTTTTGCTTAGCCCGATTGTGGCAACTTATAAGTTACAAATAGTTAATCCAGGCTACTTCCTAAAATTCCCGTGTCACTTTTGCTAGCTGCTGTGATTTTTCTACAGGAgagggatttttgcatctttgggCTGATTGAGAACATAGTAAGTTAGAATTCAAAAAGCACGTGACAAATGTTGGCAATAGGATCACAAATAAAAAGCAGCAGTAGAAAATTGGTAAAAGGACAGGTGCAGGAAATAGGTTAATGCCCTTAGGTGGGAGAGTACAGTTGTAGGAAATGCTTCCTTATTTCGAGGTCAGGACTTCATTTATTCTACTCAGTTGTGCCCTTTGTTTAAGTACCTCTCATGACTTCGTCTACCTCCTGCCTCTTATTATCACATAGCAAGTTGGATGGAAACGCTGTGCTTCTTAGAAATTGTGACCCAGAAAGACAGTTGGGAGCGTGGAGAAGGTAGTGCTTTATACTCTCCTTGTGTTCAGTGGAGCAACTAGTTTCTAGCCCAAAGTAGAGAGCAAGATGGAGCCGAGTAAGCAGAAAGGCTTTCTTGCTTGGTTTAAATTGTAAATTCCCGTACGTAAGGTGAGCCCCGATTTGAATGGAAATGCAACAAAACTCTTTTTATCTCTAAAAATCGTCATACACAGTTTGCATTGAAACATGAGAAGTTTCAACTAACAAACAGTTTTGACTGAAATAGCTCTGAGATAGCCACTTTCTAGAAGTTTTGCAATCGCGCCACCCGTATGAATTAAGTAcatttccttgttttcctttGGAAGTTGGGGTGCAGCACTGATTACCTGCTGGGAGCGCGTGGCAGAATCGCCCCGGGAGCCTTTTCGGGCTCTGTCCGGTTCATCTTCCTGTGCCCACTGCTGGATTCTAAAGTGACCCTTTAGGAGcagaggggatatgggaatgGTGGGCAGGGATATTTGGTTAGGCAGGTTTTTTCAGTGAAACCCACCCTGATTGAGGACCACATCTCTGTAATTGTGCCTTTACCTTCTTGATCAATGTCGTGTAAATCTCAGAAGTTTGCGCTGTTGTACATGATAAGTTTGGGGCAGAGAACTACGGTGACAGTTTGTCACCTTGTGTTAAAGGAGTgcattagggttttttttaaaaaccacgaattttcttttatttaggcTTAAAGTAACAGTAGGACGTCtgtattgttttcagttttacagCCTGGCAGTTTACAGTACACATTCCAAAAAAGACGTTAATCCTTGTCCCTAATGGATTGTCCTCCCTGTCATTCTCTCCCTAGTAGCAAATTGTTATTTTGTCACTTGAGATCATGAATTAACTGACTTAGAAATAAAGGTGGACGCACGGGTGAGTTTGTAGTTGCTCTTTTAATTCTACCTGTTCCACACAGGATGTTTGATCCCTTTCAACTCCTTAGTTTAACTGCTATTTAGAAAAATTGATCAAGAAATTAAATCAGCATTCATGCTGGAAACATACTTTTTCATGTATAATTCGCCAGTCTCAGCATAACGCTCGATATAATTCTGACTACAGTGTATTCCAAATGTCCTCGGGGTAGAGGAGCTAGATGAAAACAGCCCGTACCTTTCAGAGGCCGTTGACCTTTAGAACTTGCTCTGCACGTCAGAACTTTCTTGAGTTCAAAAGGAGATGGTTTACAGGTCTGATAACGTGAGAGTGACCACAGGTAATGCCCAAATGCCGTTAAAAAACGTGAATGCCGGCCCATTTTATGAGTTTGAAATAAGTATATTCAGggacctttgtttttttctttaatacttcAGAGTTTAGTGCTTAgcaatactttaaaaaagcaaGCCACCTACTACCAATGCTCAgcaataaactttattttgtttgcCACTGTTTGACCTATACCATCTACCAAAATTTCCCCCATCTCTTTCTGCTCCTTTTACTTGGAATCCGTGAAATGTCTCTGTATATTCTCCCCGTTTGTGCTCAGCAACACGGCGTCACTTGGGTGTGGAAAGAGGAGCCTCTCTGTACCCAGAAGCACACTAGATTGTTAACTCTCTGATGGTAGTTGAGTCAAGGAATCTTAAAGGGCCAGTCCTTCCTCCCTGCTTGGGGAGTCACTGCTGAAGTAAATATGGCCTCGACAGGTGGCCCGCAAAGCCGCTCCAGCGTCTCAGGACTTTGGAATTCTCATAGTTGGTTAAATATTGATGGGGATCCCCTAGGGGACAGGAGCCGTGGTAGATTCATCTTTGTACCACACGGTATACATACCCCAGTGTTTCGTCCAGAATAGGCACTCCATAagtgttgtctcaaatggcaataCATAGTGTAATCAGTTTCATTCGTCTCATCGTTTCTGTAACAACAGTGAAGTGTACGCGCCTTCTGTTGACATCTCTAAAGCACTCCTGGCCTGTGCAGGTCGTTGTTTATTGTGGCTCACGGTGCTCATTCTCGGCTCTCTCCCGCCAGGTGTACGACCAAGTGGCAGGAGAAGCTGTGTTATCGATGGACAAACGACTGGACAGACTCATCTCTCAGTGTGGCCCCTTGACAGGCTGCATTTTTGCTCTGTTGGCTGTATTCagctttttcttcctcattttcctgAGATGGGTGACTCCGGATTCTATCATCGATGTTGCAGTAGATGCCACAGGGCCAAAGGGTGCCTGGACTCATCAGTATCCTTACAGGAAAAAGGTGGACGAGAACAACGAGGTATCTAAAACCAGGTAGAAGAAAGCCTGGATTGTGGGATTTGAAACACTTGTAATAGTTCTATTAAGACTATTGAAAATaaccttgctttttttctttttaaagttaatagTAAGTTATGCTACCTCTTTATCATTCCGtgttttattttgaggaaagATAAACACTTATGCAATTCCTGAGTGTAGAAACTCCTTGcacttatttaaaatttaggaGAGAACATTGAAGCCACTCAGGTATGCAATTTTTCAGACTACTGAAATCCCTCTAGCAGAGATGTTTTAACGTTATATTTTGGGAGCTTTGGGTGCTGAAGGGCCAAACGTTTTCTGGGCATTTTTTGGccaattttaaatgttctacCATTAATTAGACATTCACCAGATGTTTACAAGTTTTCTTTAGGGAAGTACAACAACTCTGTGAACTGTTTTAAGTTGTGTTCATACTACATTTATTAGACACTTAAGTCGTGTTCTTAAACTTTTATTGGGTATGCTCAGTAAGTGTTCCATATGATCAGCAGGTTTCTTGAGTAAAATGGGCTGTCAGCGACCAGCATGTTTTAAGCACCTACCAGGCATAGAACGTTGAACTAGATGCTTCCTGCGGTAaggaccgggggtggggggggggtgggggggtgcattCGCTCTTTGTTGATCAGTCAGATGGCTCACTTCGTCATAGTCAGGTTTGACATGAAGTGGTAAGATATCCGCCATGCCGAAAATGCTCATGCTTTTAATGCCGGGAAAAAATCGCCGGCGTACTCTCAGTTCTTCTTTGATCCTGTTGGATGCATTCTCCTAGGTCGAGCCTTCATCTTCGCTTGTGTGTATGAAaatactttttgctttttaaatactaGGGACCGATACCACTGTTGATGATAGTGCAGAGAAACCCTCCACATCTCTCAGTGCATAATTGAGTCCTGTCAATGCCTTCTTGTTTTCCGAGCGCAGTGTACGAGGTGTGCCATCTCAAAATCAGCTGCTACCCTGTCCCTTTGATAGAAGTCACTTCCCTTCACTTGTGGCCTAGCTGATGCCTGATAAGTATTGTCAGTGTGCAGAAGTCTTGACCCCAGAATGTTTTGTTTATAGCCAATTGAGTCTGAAAATTTTAGGAACACAGTCTCTTTGTGGATGGATGTTGTTATCTGTAATCGTTGTGGCCCATAACCATGGGTTTTTAAACCCCCAGTTATCCACATGGTGTGTCTTATTAATTCTTTGAACTCCTTAGAATAAGTTTTTGTGATTAAGGACCGTGAAGTCACAAGAATGAGGCACTGGGGGCGCGCTAGTTAGATGCTGGCAGTATTGCGATTCtgtacaggatttttttttttaatgacaacatTCACAGAACTTCTTTTGAAAAAGTATCTTAACATAACTACTAATTGGTTGCCACTGAtacataagaaatatatttgtgttttgtaCTAAAACACAAATGCAAGAGTgcagtttttaaaatctagaagTTAGGGGttcttttgttaaagaaaaacagactgaCCCAAACCATTAAATCTTACTGGGATTTTTATGCATAGAAACTGacttatataaatatgaaataaacagTGCCAATATTCATGATAAAGCAAGAAACTGTAACATTTGGTTTAATTTATTCTGTTCAGCAATTTTTAAAGGCATACTGCTGTtttttcttgtatgttatttttgtttcttagctTTTTTTCAGAATTGTCTATTAAATTGCCATTTAGTTCAGATGGAAAATAAATAGGATTTAAAGTTCTTGCATGAAACATGTAATttgcatattttcctttttttttcccctttagcaaATGGAAGTAAATCTGCTTGTTCTAGTAAATCTTAATTTTCAGGCTTCCTGAATACCTAAATTGTAACTGTCATTGTTGCACTGGTCAATATGTGGAAACATATTGTTCTGCCCTGCTACTTACATTTATTTGAAAGTGAACTTGCAGTGATGaggaatttatgaaaaatatattgtatttctTCGGATGTTCCAAAAAGTAGCACATGTAAAACTGATTTATGGAAACATTGCTACATGTCcaaaaataaagaccaaaatgacattttgacatttttcttgagTTTGTCTTGTTTGAAGAAC from Lagenorhynchus albirostris chromosome X, mLagAlb1.1, whole genome shotgun sequence includes the following:
- the PIGA gene encoding phosphatidylinositol N-acetylglucosaminyltransferase subunit A isoform X1 produces the protein MACRGGGGHGQRPSASLSHVSPGRLSTCRTCTHNICMVSDFFYPNMGGVEGHIYQLSQCLIERGHKVIIVTHAYGNRKGIRYLTNGLKVYYLPLKVMYNQSTATTLFHSLPLLRYIFVRERVTIIHSHSSFSAMAHDALFHAKTMGLQTVFTDHSLFGFADVSSVLTNKLLTVSLCDTNHIICVSYTSKENTVLRAALNPEIVSVIPNAVDPTDFTPDPFRRHDSVITVVVVSRLVYRKGTDLLSGIIPELCQKYPNLNFIIGGEGPKRVILEEVRERYQLHDRVRLLGALEHKDVRNVLVQGHIFLNTSLTEAFCMAIVEAASCGLQVVSTRVGGIPEVLPENLIILCEPSVKSLCEGLEKAVSQLKSGALPPPENIHNIVKTFYTWRNVAERTEKVYDQVAGEAVLSMDKRLDRLISQCGPLTGCIFALLAVFSFFFLIFLRWVTPDSIIDVAVDATGPKGAWTHQYPYRKKVDENNEVSKTR
- the PIGA gene encoding phosphatidylinositol N-acetylglucosaminyltransferase subunit A isoform X2, yielding MQLILGKHEAQRWDQKCPSVLGSGLKSRCGPWPRCFTFGMESLGPCSDPLSRGTDLLSGIIPELCQKYPNLNFIIGGEGPKRVILEEVRERYQLHDRVRLLGALEHKDVRNVLVQGHIFLNTSLTEAFCMAIVEAASCGLQVVSTRVGGIPEVLPENLIILCEPSVKSLCEGLEKAVSQLKSGALPPPENIHNIVKTFYTWRNVAERTEKVYDQVAGEAVLSMDKRLDRLISQCGPLTGCIFALLAVFSFFFLIFLRWVTPDSIIDVAVDATGPKGAWTHQYPYRKKVDENNEVSKTR